A region of the Epinephelus fuscoguttatus linkage group LG13, E.fuscoguttatus.final_Chr_v1 genome:
TCAAACTGCAACATGTAAAATTTtggactaaaataaaaataataaaataaaaataactgctcTGAGCAGATGCGCTAAAATTAGGTAATCACTTAAAAGCTGCTCTTAAAGGTTACTCTGACACTTTAATGCAAGTAGGAATGATTGGCTTGATAAATATGTGTCATATTCTTCACTCTCAGGAATATTAATTTGGAGTCACGTTTTTAAACGCTGATCTCTCTGATTCTACTAAGATGTATTAAATATTCTCCTCTGCCTCATTTCTTCCTGCCATCCTAATAAAACACTGGCATGACTTCACCCCACAGACTCACCGATGACTCGCTGTCTCGTACAAGGAAGtcgccctcctctcctctctcgttGAGTATACACTCGGCCTGGTGTCTGGTGATGTTGCCGTAGTACCAGTCCCTCCCAGCAAACTTCCCCGAGCGTGCCGGTGCCACGAAACGGTTCTGCGGGGAGCTCGACGTAGAGGAGGGCAGACCGGGCCGCTCGTCCAGCACCACCACATAGTTTTTAGGCACCAGGCCCACCATGCCACGTGAGTTCTTACACCTCCACCACTCTGGGTCGTTCTCAGGCTTCTCCACCACCTCCATGACCTCTCCCTTCTCAAAGTTCAGCTCTTCCTCTGTCACAGAGCTGAAGGGGTAGAGTGTTTGAACCAAGTGGAGCACTGCGCCGCGGCCGCCTGCACGACCATTGGCCAGCAAAGTCCCTTGAGAGCCTCCTTGGTAGCCCTGTGAGGaatctccctcctctctgtcatcGGCCCCACCGAGGTCCTCAAGGACATAATTGGAGGGAAACCAGCCCACGCGGCCTCCCTGGCTGCCCCGCCACCAGCCGTCACTACACTTCTCCATCACCACCACCCTGGTGCCCTTGACCAGGGTCAGCTCGTcttccctctctgctgtgtAGGCAAACTTGACCACGGCGGGGATATTGAGGTCGTAGATCctttcagcagctcctcctccgCCCCCGCTGCCATTGGAGGGGTACTCTGTGTCTGAGCTTGGCGTTGGGGAAGCATCGCGGGCACTTGTCTTCCTCTTGGTTTTTCCCAAACCTGCAGCATGGTCAGAGACAAACAAgaatgacatgaaaaatgtttttttgtattttctcatttgctttaaatgaactttaaatccacatttattgatttttttttggccacaactgtaaacacaacattcaca
Encoded here:
- the LOC125899885 gene encoding cytoplasmic protein NCK2-like yields the protein MTEEVIVVAKWDYTAQQDQELDIRKNERLFLLDDSKTWWRVRNAANQTGYVPSNYVERKNSLKKGSLVKNIKDTLGLGKTKRKTSARDASPTPSSDTEYPSNGSGGGGGAAERIYDLNIPAVVKFAYTAEREDELTLVKGTRVVVMEKCSDGWWRGSQGGRVGWFPSNYVLEDLGGADDREEGDSSQGYQGGSQGTLLANGRAGGRGAVLHLVQTLYPFSSVTEEELNFEKGEVMEVVEKPENDPEWWRCKNSRGMVGLVPKNYVVVLDERPGLPSSTSSSPQNRFVAPARSGKFAGRDWYYGNITRHQAECILNERGEEGDFLVRDSESSPSDFSVSLKAAGKNKHFKVQQLDGVYCIGQRKFNSIDELVEHYKKAPIFTSEHGEKLYLVKALL